GACTCCGGAGCGATCCGGGCCGCGCCATTGGGGCCAATCAAAATCTTTGGCAACTAGGCTCGCCGTGCTGCCCAGCAGGGCACAAACCAACAAGGCCAATCGAATGCGTGGCATGGTGTGGCATCGCTCCGAGAATCGTCGCAATAACGGGGGGAATTCCGTCGCCAGTGTACCGGAGGGTTCCTGGCAATCGCTAGCAAAAAATTCCATCGCGGACGCAATCACACCGGCAACCGGCGACTCGGGGGCCGATTCGCAAGTGTGGATGCGTTCGGATGCGGTCGCGCAATCGGGGCCGCCGAGTGGGACCGCATCCGCCCAGGCGATTCACCTGCAACGGCGAATCCGCATTAGGCGTCGCGCTTCAGTAACCCGCGCAGCAGTAACTGCTTCAGGACGCTGCTGGAGACGCCCAGCAGGGCGTGCCCGTACAGTGCAGACAGCCATTCATCGGCAATCAGATCCGCCGCCGGGGTGCGCTGGAAGATGCCGCGCCGCTGTCCTGTTGCGATCAGTCGCTGCAACTGCTGGCGTTGCGCAATCCGCATCGGTTGGATGAGCGTGCGAGCGATGGGGCCATCGATCCCCGCCAAAATTCTCGCCACGGTTCGAGCGAGCTGCGGTTGTTCGTCCACCGTTTCGAGGAATCCGTCCAAGATCGCAGTGAGTTGGTCTTCTTCGTCGCCCAAAGATGGCTGAGAAGTCGAAGACGGTTGTGCAAACGCTTGTTGATGGAACTGATCCGCCACTGCGATCAGACAGTCTTCCAGACGGGCATACGCGCGTTTGGCCGTGCGCAGGGTGACACCGGCGCGTTGTGCAAGATCGGCATAACAACAACTCTGCCAAGGAGTTTGGGCGAAAACTTCCAAAGCGATTTGATTCAAATGCGTACGAAGATCCGCCAGCGAACGACGGGGGCGACGGGCGATGGTTTGACGGGGTGCAACTCGAGGCATCCGCGATCCCTCCTGCGGAACGGTCCATTTGGCCGGTCCTTGGGCACTGGCTCGATTCACGACCACCCGGATGAAATCTGGGAAAATTGGAGAGATCCCGTCGATGACGCGGATGATACCGCGATCGCGTTGGAAAACCGGATTCCAATCCCGGTTCTGGGGTTCATCCACGAACCCGCTCTCATCCAATCTGGCGTATAGTGAATCAGAGCCGTCCTCCCATGTTAAGCCGCGACTCGACAGAGAACAAGAGTCCACTGCCGGAATTGCGGCGTGATTGGACAGAGAAAGGGACATCATGCCGCGCTTGGTCTTCGGCACTCGCAACCGCAAAAAATTGGTGGAACTGCGGGATCTTCTTGCGGATTTTCCCTTGGAATGTGTGGATTTGTCGCCGTGGCCGGAGCTGCCAGATGTCGATGAAACGGGCGATACCTTCGAGGCGAATGCCCGTCTGAAGGCGAGCGAATTTTCATCACAAATTCACGAATGGACGCTGTCGGAAGACAGTGGTTTGGTTGTGCCGGCGTTGGGGGGACGGCCGGGGATCTTCTCCGCGCGCTATGCCGGTTCGCATGGCGATGATGCAGCGAACAATCAGAAGATTGTGCAGGAGTTGGCCGAACTTCCGGAAGAGAAGCGGGCCGCCTACTACGTCTGTGTCGCGGCGTTGGCCAATCCCGCAGGGGAAGTCGTGGCCGTTGCCGAAGGGCGATGCCATGGCCGCATGTTGCTGCAACCTCAAGGCAGCGGGGGGTTTGGGTACGATCCGCTATTCTATATTCCCGAATATCATCAGACCTTTGGCGAACTGAGTCTGCGAGTCAAACAGGCATTGAGCCATCGCGCCAAAGCGATTGTCCAGCTTCGGCCGGAATTTCGCAAGATTGCCTAAATCGGATTTTTGCAAGATTGATCGAATTGCTGCTTTGACCGACACCAGGAGCCATCATGACCACGCCACACACTTCGTCGGCCCCGCCGCCGCGTCCGGAATGGTTGGAATTGGCCGAGGATCTGCGTGCCTTTCGGCATTATCTGAAGGCCGAGCGCGGGATGAGCGAAAATACCGTGCTGGCGTATGGCCGCGATTTGGACCGATTCAGCAATTGGTTCGCGGCGGGAAATATGCGGGATTATCTGAAGCCGACCTTGGCCGATCTCGCCGATTATCTGGCGTTCCTTCGCACGGAACAACTGGCATCCAGCAGCATTGCCCGCAATGTGGTGTCGCTGCGGATGTTCTATCGCTTCTTGAAATTGGAAGAACGCACCACTTCGACGACGCTCAATTTGCTGAGTTCGCCGACATTGTGGGAGCGGGTGCCGAAGGTGATGTCGCAGACGCAAATCGAAGCCTTGCTCCGTTCGCCACAGCCGGGGGATCCGTTCTATCTGCGGGATCGGGCGCTGCTGGAGACGTTGTACGCGACGGGGTGTCGGGCCAGCGAGGTCGTCAATCTCGGACTATCGGATGTGCATTTGGACTCGGCATTCTGCAAATGTACCGGCAAGGGGAACAAGCAGCGAATTGTCCCGCTGGGCAAAGCGGCGATTACGGCGCTTCGCAGCTACATCGGGGAGCAGCGAGCGGAGATTGTGGCCGCGAGTGGGCAGTGCCAAAACGTGTTTCTCAGCCGCACGGGCAAGCCGTTGACCCGCATGATTTTATGGAAAATCGTGAAGAAATATGCGAAGCGGATCGGCGTGGCGGGGAAGGTCAGCCCGCACACGTTTCGCCATAGTTTTGCGACGCATTTGCTCTCCGGCGGTGCGGATCTGCGGGCTGTCCAAGAAATGCTGGGCCATGCGAGCATTGCGACGACGCAGATTTACACGCATGTGGATGCCGAGCGGTTGAAGGCGATGCACCGGCGATTCCACCCCCGCGGATGACGATCGCGGCGCGATTTGCAGTCTTCCAAGTCGGTTTGGACGGACTTGGCGCGACTAACTGCCGATTTGCGGAGCGATTAAACGCGCACCATGGGGAACCGCTCCCGCAGATGCTGAATGGCGGGCAGGGAGAGCCGACATTGGCGGAAGTCCACCCGCCGCAGCGAAGTCGGCCCCTTGCGACTGAGCCGCATCGCTCCGACATCGGTGATGGGGTTAAACGCGAGGTTCAACTCGACCAGTTGCTCCATCCACGGGGCATCGAGCAGAATCGCTAGCGCGTGGTCATCAATATGGTTGAGTTGCAGATCGAGCTGGCGGAGATTGGGCCAGGATTGAATTTCGGCCATTCGCGCGCAACCCGCTTCATGCAAACGATTTGCGCCCAATCCCAAGAAGTGCAACGGACTCCGGGACAATTCTTCCAACCAGGATTCCAGGTGCATGACGCCCAATTCGTTGCTGTGCAGATCGAGCCATTCCAGGCGATGCAGCAGGGGAAAATCGCCGCGTTGGGGGAGTCCGCGAAATCCCCAGCGGTTCGCAGACAGGGCCAATCGTCGTAATCCTCGCAAGCCGTTGCCGCGCAGAAACGGTAGCAATTGTTCTTCGATCAGATGCGTTTCGGAGAGATCCAAGTCGGTCAACGACGGCAGATTGTCGGATTCGCCCAGCAGCGCTAACCCGCTGGCCACCTGCGGGTTACGTCGTAGGGACAGTGCCCGCAGTCGGGATAATCCCGGAGCCGCGACCAATGCCCGCAGATCGTCGCTAGTGAGTGCGGACTGCATGAGATCCAGCACTTCCAACTGCCATTCGCGGCGACGCAGCAAGGCGGCGAGTCGATCGGTCGAACCGCCGATGAACGACAAATCCAGATGGGTTAATCCGGCAAATGCGGGCGATTCCCCGAGAATCTGCCAACTGGCGGTTTGCAGCGGATTATTGCAGACATCCAACCGCCGCAATGGTCCCAAATGCGGGGATTGCGCCAACGCGGCAATCGATTCGTCGCGTAGGTGATTCATCGATAAATCGAGTCGTTCGACGGTGCGCAACAGTGTGGAACGAGCGAGCGATTCGACAAAGGCGTGGTCCAACGTGGCGTAACTGGCACGCAGGGTGGTCACGCCGTTGAGATGCACGGGGCGCTCGGGCAGTCGCAGGCCGGTTAGCCCCAATCCGGGCAGATTCAAGTCGAGATGCGTGATTCCGGCCATCACGGGCAAATCCAGCACATCGCGGCCATCCAGACGCTGGGGCGGCCCATCAAAAGCGACTCGGCGAATTGGCAGCAGATCGCGGATCGGCTGGAGATCGTGAATCACTTCGTCTGGCGAGCAGGTGACGGCTTCCAACATGCCGGCGGCGAAATGGAGGCGATGCCGTTGATAGCGTTCGAGCAATCGTGGTGGCAGTCCCTGAAGCCACGTGATGGCATGACGTTGCAGCAAATCTTCGAGCAGTTCCGTCAGGCGGCGGTGTTCCAATTCGCAGGCGTCGGAGCGTTCGCGGGCGACGTGCAAGCGAAGAAATTGGGCCCGTTCGGGGTGTTCGTGTTCCTCCAGCCAATCGCTGAGCACCAACCGGGTATCCAGGCAATGCGGTTGATTCGCAATCGCTTGCAGGAGCGGCTCGGTGCCAGTCAAATTTCGCAGGAACGGTTCCATGTTCACTGTCCCGATTTATGGGAAAATCGGGGAAATCGAAGAGATATCGGGTTGCCACTTGCGAATCGGCGTGTCGCACCGGACAATCGCCGACGGAGGATATTCGCTGCTATTCTATCCACCAATCGAGAAATTTCGTATGCCAAGACGCACATTCTTGCGCAATCGGCTGAGTCTGGCCACGCTGGCTGCTCTGCTGATGGCGCTGCCCGTGAGCGCGGCCGTCAAACCGGCCAGCCTGTTCAGCACCCACATGGTGTTGCAACAAGAGATGCCCGTGCCCATCTTCGGGACCGCAGAGCCGGGAGAATCCGTAACCGTTTCGATTCACGATCAAAAGAAGACTGTGAAGACGGATGCCCAAGGCAAATGGTCGGTTACGCTCGACCCGCTCAAGCCGAGCAAGGCCAGC
This DNA window, taken from Tuwongella immobilis, encodes the following:
- the rdgB gene encoding RdgB/HAM1 family non-canonical purine NTP pyrophosphatase, with protein sequence MPRLVFGTRNRKKLVELRDLLADFPLECVDLSPWPELPDVDETGDTFEANARLKASEFSSQIHEWTLSEDSGLVVPALGGRPGIFSARYAGSHGDDAANNQKIVQELAELPEEKRAAYYVCVAALANPAGEVVAVAEGRCHGRMLLQPQGSGGFGYDPLFYIPEYHQTFGELSLRVKQALSHRAKAIVQLRPEFRKIA
- the xerD gene encoding site-specific tyrosine recombinase XerD, producing the protein MTTPHTSSAPPPRPEWLELAEDLRAFRHYLKAERGMSENTVLAYGRDLDRFSNWFAAGNMRDYLKPTLADLADYLAFLRTEQLASSSIARNVVSLRMFYRFLKLEERTTSTTLNLLSSPTLWERVPKVMSQTQIEALLRSPQPGDPFYLRDRALLETLYATGCRASEVVNLGLSDVHLDSAFCKCTGKGNKQRIVPLGKAAITALRSYIGEQRAEIVAASGQCQNVFLSRTGKPLTRMILWKIVKKYAKRIGVAGKVSPHTFRHSFATHLLSGGADLRAVQEMLGHASIATTQIYTHVDAERLKAMHRRFHPRG
- a CDS encoding TetR/AcrR family transcriptional regulator, with amino-acid sequence MPRVAPRQTIARRPRRSLADLRTHLNQIALEVFAQTPWQSCCYADLAQRAGVTLRTAKRAYARLEDCLIAVADQFHQQAFAQPSSTSQPSLGDEEDQLTAILDGFLETVDEQPQLARTVARILAGIDGPIARTLIQPMRIAQRQQLQRLIATGQRRGIFQRTPAADLIADEWLSALYGHALLGVSSSVLKQLLLRGLLKRDA
- a CDS encoding TIGR02996 domain-containing protein, giving the protein MEPFLRNLTGTEPLLQAIANQPHCLDTRLVLSDWLEEHEHPERAQFLRLHVARERSDACELEHRRLTELLEDLLQRHAITWLQGLPPRLLERYQRHRLHFAAGMLEAVTCSPDEVIHDLQPIRDLLPIRRVAFDGPPQRLDGRDVLDLPVMAGITHLDLNLPGLGLTGLRLPERPVHLNGVTTLRASYATLDHAFVESLARSTLLRTVERLDLSMNHLRDESIAALAQSPHLGPLRRLDVCNNPLQTASWQILGESPAFAGLTHLDLSFIGGSTDRLAALLRRREWQLEVLDLMQSALTSDDLRALVAAPGLSRLRALSLRRNPQVASGLALLGESDNLPSLTDLDLSETHLIEEQLLPFLRGNGLRGLRRLALSANRWGFRGLPQRGDFPLLHRLEWLDLHSNELGVMHLESWLEELSRSPLHFLGLGANRLHEAGCARMAEIQSWPNLRQLDLQLNHIDDHALAILLDAPWMEQLVELNLAFNPITDVGAMRLSRKGPTSLRRVDFRQCRLSLPAIQHLRERFPMVRV